A region of Candidatus Megaera polyxenophila DNA encodes the following proteins:
- a CDS encoding hydrogenase expression protein HypA: MTLPALCIKRPVFTIVLSLIVMTLGGVFYTKLQIRGTPNIAPPIISINAQYSGADALYMEKQITTRMEKELKTLKNLDFMSSESKVGQSNITLSFKLDTDIEIALNDVRSKISDLNYIFPDDMKQPSVAKLDSDSWPSIWISINSDRHDNLELTKIADDQIKSELEKLPTVGNSIIFGGRYYTMRIEPYNTKLFAHKISPFEIEQAITNQNKDYPAGTIKSEVRNFTLRLNASLNNPKEFENIIIKKYADGTIIKLGDIARIGLEPLEDDVILRYNGKRSMAVGLIKQSTANIIELSDSVRKELIKIQANLPAGVQAEIAHDAAIPVKESIREVFFTIFEAIALVGFVTYIFLASAKITLIPLVTIPISLVGTFTAMYFLGFSINTFTLLAMILAIGLVVDDAIVMLENIFRHSHELGKPPIQAAYDASSEIGFAVIAMTITLASVFLPIGFIEGFLGKLFIEFAWTLAFCVLFSGFVALTLTPMMTSRMIARSEVPKPKILQTFDLYLNKAQNFYIDYLILAIQNKKKFFAICLASTVVLIISFKYVGKTFVPEEDQAFLQVIFSGPEGSSVAESEKAVLQAEEIMKKDKDIFGFFDVIGWGGGENAMAFVPLQEWSKRKRSHLDIKEDLNKKFSEIAGMSIFAISPRSLGTGGSDKMIEFNLQSSLEYEEFDVLSNQFIDKMKKNPLFQNVERDFKSSTPTLDITVNREKAYRYGTSLETIGKTVQYLIAGRTVGDFRMGNDIYDVILKYSDSERSSPEDLNRILIKTDNNNTLPLQSVADIVEKITVKEYKHYNTAKSITITSDLSPNKTLADAVKAIESIAAELLNKNNTKLEYLGEIKQMNESSGGILVTFLFALVFIFLVLSAQFESFADSLLILMAVPFSMTGGVLALLLFNNTINMYSNIGLVTLIGLVTKNAIMLVEFTNQLRHQGMKITEAVVHSAKLRLRPILMTSIATIFGALPLVLANGAGAESRNSIGLVVVGGMLIGTLFTIFVIPVLYQTFKKEKSLVD, translated from the coding sequence ATGACCCTCCCCGCCCTCTGTATAAAAAGACCTGTTTTTACCATCGTACTTAGTCTTATAGTTATGACTTTGGGAGGGGTATTCTACACTAAACTACAAATAAGGGGTACGCCGAACATTGCTCCTCCCATAATTTCAATAAACGCTCAGTACTCTGGAGCTGATGCGCTTTATATGGAAAAACAAATTACTACAAGAATGGAAAAGGAACTTAAAACTCTAAAAAATCTAGATTTTATGTCTTCCGAAAGTAAAGTTGGACAAAGCAATATAACTCTTTCGTTTAAATTAGATACTGATATTGAAATTGCTCTAAATGACGTAAGATCTAAAATTTCTGATCTAAACTATATTTTTCCCGATGATATGAAACAGCCATCGGTAGCTAAGCTTGATTCAGATAGCTGGCCGAGCATTTGGATAAGTATTAATAGCGATAGGCACGATAATCTTGAACTCACAAAAATCGCTGATGATCAGATTAAATCAGAACTTGAGAAATTACCTACCGTGGGTAATTCAATTATCTTTGGCGGCCGATATTACACTATGCGGATAGAACCTTATAATACCAAGTTATTCGCCCATAAAATATCACCTTTTGAAATAGAACAGGCTATTACAAACCAAAACAAAGATTACCCAGCCGGTACTATTAAATCGGAGGTAAGAAATTTCACACTACGATTAAACGCATCACTAAATAATCCAAAGGAATTTGAAAATATAATTATAAAGAAATATGCGGATGGAACGATAATCAAACTGGGAGATATAGCAAGAATCGGCTTAGAGCCCCTAGAAGATGATGTAATTTTAAGATATAACGGCAAAAGGTCAATGGCCGTAGGGTTAATTAAACAATCAACAGCTAATATCATAGAATTATCAGATAGTGTTAGAAAAGAGCTTATTAAAATACAAGCTAATTTGCCAGCTGGAGTACAAGCAGAAATAGCCCATGATGCGGCAATTCCTGTTAAAGAATCAATCAGAGAAGTATTTTTTACAATATTTGAAGCAATTGCCTTGGTCGGTTTTGTAACTTATATTTTTCTAGCTTCCGCCAAAATAACTCTTATTCCACTTGTTACTATTCCTATTTCTTTAGTTGGAACTTTTACGGCAATGTATTTTCTAGGGTTTTCCATTAATACCTTTACATTACTTGCTATGATTTTAGCAATAGGCCTTGTAGTTGATGATGCCATTGTAATGCTCGAGAATATTTTCCGGCATAGTCATGAACTTGGTAAACCCCCAATACAAGCGGCATATGATGCTTCCAGTGAGATTGGTTTTGCCGTCATTGCTATGACTATTACCCTTGCTTCAGTTTTTTTACCAATAGGTTTTATTGAAGGGTTTCTTGGTAAATTATTTATAGAATTTGCATGGACACTAGCATTTTGTGTGTTATTTTCGGGTTTTGTAGCCCTTACCCTAACACCGATGATGACCAGCAGAATGATTGCAAGGTCCGAAGTCCCTAAACCAAAAATATTACAAACGTTTGATCTTTATTTAAATAAGGCTCAAAATTTTTATATAGACTATCTAATATTAGCAATACAAAATAAAAAGAAATTTTTTGCCATTTGCCTTGCCTCCACCGTAGTTTTAATAATCAGCTTCAAATATGTTGGCAAAACTTTTGTACCTGAAGAAGATCAAGCTTTCTTACAAGTTATATTTTCAGGACCAGAAGGATCAAGCGTTGCCGAATCGGAAAAAGCTGTTCTCCAAGCCGAAGAAATAATGAAAAAAGACAAGGATATATTTGGTTTTTTTGACGTTATCGGTTGGGGAGGCGGTGAAAATGCCATGGCTTTTGTCCCTTTGCAAGAATGGAGCAAAAGAAAAAGGTCACACCTTGATATCAAGGAAGATTTAAATAAAAAATTCTCTGAAATAGCCGGAATGTCAATATTTGCTATTAGCCCTAGATCACTCGGTACTGGAGGATCAGATAAAATGATTGAATTTAACTTACAAAGTTCTCTTGAGTATGAAGAATTTGACGTGTTATCAAATCAATTTATCGATAAAATGAAAAAAAATCCTTTATTCCAAAATGTAGAGAGAGATTTTAAATCTTCTACTCCGACACTAGATATTACAGTTAATCGTGAAAAAGCTTATAGATACGGAACAAGTCTTGAAACGATTGGTAAAACCGTCCAATACTTAATAGCCGGTAGAACCGTCGGAGATTTTAGAATGGGTAATGATATATATGATGTAATTCTTAAATACTCTGATTCTGAAAGAAGTAGCCCCGAAGATTTAAATAGAATTCTCATTAAAACCGATAATAATAATACTCTCCCTCTCCAGTCCGTAGCAGATATAGTAGAAAAAATCACCGTTAAGGAGTATAAACATTATAATACGGCAAAATCTATTACTATTACCTCCGACTTATCACCTAATAAAACTTTAGCCGATGCCGTCAAGGCTATAGAATCGATCGCAGCAGAATTGCTAAATAAAAATAATACTAAGCTAGAATACCTTGGTGAAATAAAGCAAATGAACGAATCTTCTGGTGGCATTCTCGTAACGTTCCTTTTTGCTTTAGTCTTCATATTTTTAGTTCTATCTGCACAATTTGAAAGCTTTGCTGATTCACTATTAATTTTAATGGCTGTCCCATTTTCAATGACTGGCGGTGTTCTTGCCTTACTATTATTTAATAACACTATTAACATGTATAGTAATATTGGCTTAGTTACTCTTATTGGTTTAGTTACTAAAAACGCCATAATGCTTGTTGAATTTACCAATCAATTGCGCCATCAAGGGATGAAAATTACTGAGGCCGTAGTACACTCAGCAAAGCTTCGTCTTCGCCCAATATTAATGACGAGTATAGCAACTATTTTTGGAGCTTTACCTTTAGTTTTAGCAAATGGTGCAGGAGCAGAATCACGCAACTCTATCGGGCTTGTGGTTGTCGGAGGAATGTTAATCGGCACTTTATTTACAATATTTGTAATACCTGTATTATATCAAACCTTTAAAAAAGAAAAATCTTTAGTAGATTAA
- a CDS encoding RND transporter: protein MKNFLFLTLLLLVFQQSTLASSHPQHKINIIPEKIAVAEFYEKYTAIGQARLTNSKDYFAKVKGKVDFISSIQGNKIAKGDVVIIIDKEIAEKLKSQAEANLYLAESTHNRNLSLLKKSIINVEEINKSKASLEQARSEYAKALKTYDDMVIKTMEDGYIGVIRTNIADEVKEGDYLFSLTTKSNFYVFVELPEILRGKILTSDSVSAHGENDEAISGKILAISDYLSNNGTVTAKFEFPYNDNLLHGAFVETDIIFNKHQALALPEKAVLKNNQGDFVYVITSENKVKQVFVTLGVRTNNMIELLSDELKEGDMIVLDGLTKVYDGAEVVVNSNIEHSGT from the coding sequence ATGAAAAATTTTCTATTTTTAACCCTACTGTTATTAGTATTTCAGCAAAGCACGTTAGCTAGCTCACATCCACAGCATAAGATTAATATTATACCGGAAAAAATAGCTGTAGCTGAATTCTACGAAAAATATACGGCAATCGGACAAGCTAGACTTACAAACAGTAAGGATTACTTTGCAAAAGTAAAGGGAAAAGTGGATTTCATATCTAGTATTCAAGGTAATAAAATAGCAAAAGGCGATGTAGTAATAATTATAGATAAAGAAATTGCAGAAAAATTAAAATCACAAGCTGAAGCAAATTTATACCTTGCAGAATCAACTCATAACCGCAACTTATCACTTTTGAAAAAAAGCATTATCAATGTAGAGGAAATCAACAAGTCAAAAGCATCGCTGGAGCAAGCTAGAAGTGAATACGCAAAAGCTCTAAAAACCTATGATGACATGGTAATTAAAACCATGGAAGATGGTTATATAGGAGTAATCAGAACAAATATAGCAGATGAAGTAAAGGAAGGTGATTATTTGTTTAGCCTCACAACAAAAAGTAATTTTTATGTATTTGTGGAACTTCCAGAGATATTACGCGGCAAAATATTAACTTCGGACTCAGTTAGTGCTCATGGAGAAAATGATGAAGCTATATCTGGAAAAATTCTAGCTATATCAGATTATTTATCTAATAACGGCACTGTTACTGCCAAATTTGAATTTCCTTATAACGATAATTTGCTGCACGGAGCGTTTGTAGAAACTGACATAATTTTCAATAAGCACCAAGCTCTTGCATTGCCTGAAAAAGCTGTCTTAAAAAACAATCAGGGAGATTTTGTTTATGTAATTACTTCAGAAAACAAAGTTAAACAAGTATTTGTAACTTTAGGAGTAAGGACAAACAACATGATAGAATTATTATCAGATGAATTAAAAGAAGGAGATATGATAGTTCTTGATGGCTTAACCAAAGTATATGATGGTGCAGAAGTAGTAGTTAATAGCAATATTGAACATTCTGGCACTTAA
- a CDS encoding crossover junction endodeoxyribonuclease RuvC, whose amino-acid sequence MKILGIDPALSSLGWGIIKLNHPKINYIASGLVKTHPTELMYKRLSYIANAVQNIIELHDPDLIAMEETFINMNASSSLKLGYVRGALMSLIGRFNKPYFEYKPNLIKKTVVGVGHAEKDQVTHMIKLIISGTPDLKNSDETDALAVAYTCSVFAR is encoded by the coding sequence ATGAAAATATTAGGTATCGATCCGGCTCTTTCTTCTCTTGGATGGGGCATAATAAAGCTAAACCATCCCAAAATTAACTATATAGCAAGTGGTTTGGTAAAAACTCATCCTACCGAATTAATGTATAAAAGGCTTTCTTACATTGCAAACGCAGTACAGAACATTATTGAACTTCATGATCCAGATTTAATAGCTATGGAAGAAACATTTATCAATATGAATGCAAGCTCCTCGTTAAAACTCGGTTACGTCAGAGGTGCTCTTATGTCTTTAATAGGAAGGTTCAATAAGCCTTATTTTGAGTATAAACCTAATTTAATAAAGAAAACAGTAGTTGGAGTCGGTCATGCCGAAAAGGATCAAGTAACACATATGATCAAGCTCATAATATCAGGCACTCCCGATCTTAAAAATTCTGATGAAACAGATGCCCTAGCAGTAGCTTATACGTGCTCCGTTTTTGCTAGGTAA
- the tolB gene encoding protein TolB, producing the protein MIKTFRNLICLAIFFAIPNIFAITTIDITEGNIDPIPIAINEFSGHNHADVKSAENIVKVIKNDLHNCGVFRPISNAAFIENKIGVSHKPLFAAWQQINANLLVNGEVQRLDSGKIKVKFILWDTILETQLVSETLELSEAIWRRGAHKIADKIYKKITGYDGYFDTRIVYVSEKGAYTKRIKRIAIMDQDGENHRYLTDGSTLVLTPRFSPDGRKILYLSYKNRIPQVFMLDLASGKSSLLGNFPGMSFAPHFAPDGRTALISIAQNGRTHIYEIDLATKKKTQLTQGASIFTSPNYSPDGKEILFQSDKDGSRQLYIMDRNGSNIRRISSSGSYAEPTWSINDYIAFTKVSRDFGFTIGVMKYSPTSTYSNERLIASGYLVESPSWAPNGRVILFTKGSKPSAHKTSGLSRLHTIDFTGYNERVLPTPYDASDPDWSKPRS; encoded by the coding sequence ATGATCAAAACTTTTCGGAATTTAATTTGTTTGGCTATATTTTTCGCCATCCCTAATATTTTTGCTATAACAACCATAGACATAACAGAGGGCAATATTGACCCTATACCAATTGCCATAAATGAATTTTCTGGTCATAATCACGCTGATGTAAAAAGCGCCGAGAATATAGTAAAAGTTATTAAAAACGATCTACATAATTGCGGGGTATTTCGCCCTATTTCTAATGCCGCATTTATAGAAAATAAAATAGGTGTAAGTCATAAACCTTTATTTGCCGCCTGGCAGCAAATAAATGCGAACTTACTAGTTAACGGTGAGGTTCAAAGGCTTGACTCCGGTAAGATAAAGGTAAAATTTATTCTCTGGGATACCATACTTGAAACTCAATTAGTATCTGAAACGTTAGAGCTTTCTGAAGCAATTTGGCGCAGAGGTGCTCATAAAATTGCTGATAAAATATATAAAAAAATAACTGGCTATGATGGTTATTTTGATACCAGAATTGTTTATGTATCGGAAAAAGGTGCTTATACTAAAAGAATAAAAAGAATAGCGATAATGGATCAGGATGGCGAGAATCATCGATATCTTACTGATGGTTCAACTCTTGTTTTAACACCTCGATTCTCTCCGGACGGCAGGAAAATATTATATTTATCGTACAAAAATAGAATTCCTCAGGTCTTTATGCTTGACTTAGCAAGTGGTAAAAGTTCTTTGCTTGGTAATTTTCCAGGAATGTCATTTGCTCCCCATTTTGCACCTGATGGGAGAACTGCTCTGATTTCAATTGCTCAAAATGGTAGAACTCATATATATGAAATTGATTTAGCTACTAAAAAGAAGACTCAGCTAACCCAAGGTGCTAGTATTTTTACTTCTCCTAACTATTCTCCTGACGGGAAAGAAATATTATTCCAGTCTGATAAAGACGGATCGCGGCAATTATATATTATGGATAGGAACGGTTCAAATATCAGAAGGATCAGTAGCAGCGGATCTTATGCAGAACCGACATGGTCTATTAATGATTATATAGCTTTTACCAAGGTAAGTAGAGATTTTGGCTTTACTATAGGAGTCATGAAGTATAGCCCAACATCTACCTATAGTAATGAGCGTTTGATTGCCAGCGGTTATCTTGTAGAAAGCCCAAGCTGGGCGCCAAACGGCCGGGTAATATTATTTACAAAAGGAAGTAAACCAAGCGCTCATAAAACAAGTGGTTTAAGTAGGTTACATACAATTGATTTTACCGGTTATAATGAAAGGGTGTTACCAACACCTTATGACGCTTCTGATCCTGATTGGTCAAAACCAAGATCATAG